The following are encoded together in the Ignavibacteriales bacterium genome:
- a CDS encoding PAS domain S-box protein has translation MKLLPWHKDAIKYGFNSSAAFPIKVYGKVVGTFNLYSKDKDFFTAEETKLFDELASDISFALEFFKEEEKKKYIELELKLSKAKIEESEKKFNAITNQATEGIALSDLNGSYVFVNPAFCKMTGYTEKELLQLTAFNLTTNEQPIVFFNSKKEKEGIPLEIKLRRKDGSEFYTEIIGRVITIDNQQFVLGTVRDITERKISESVLRASEMKYRELYENLRDAYVHTDMAGHLIEFNIEYTRMLGFEHDEIKSLTYKDITPRRWHSIEDKIVKEQVLVRGYSDVYEKEYIKKDGTIFPVELRTILMRDSKNNPNGMWAIIRDISKRKQNETALKESEHFLKQVQLVAKIGSYVLDIESGIWQSSELLDSIFGITKSYPHTIEGWVNLLHPAHKNEMINHFQNEVLLNHKNFDKEYRIVRSTDSTERWVHGLGELEYDNYNKPIKMLGTIQDITNRKLAEEALRQSEQHLRLLMDSLPVVIYESPNDKNIDATWVSGNVEAVTGYSISEYLAEPDFWHIRLHPDDLTDAIEKYNLARSKGFFEMEYRWLCKDGQYKWFYDKSILVNKPGSSEFIGVIVDLSEKKEVEEALRNAEARYRKFFEEDLSGDFISTTDGKILTCNPAFARIFGYASVDEIMKVSSNSLYKTTRDREQFLDLIREKKSLTLFEENLVTKDGKTVTVLENVVGEFNEKNELVQLQGYLFDITARKKMEVSVKKQLKFAIAANKISEIIITTDQQLKILESSIQIIGETLSADRALIYNVNFNNNLAMGLCEWIDPNKPDVQSTKANYPLNYFNSSAIYILKTKKLITSHADEINPNFYTDGSADLLHKQMKIKSLLWYPFAFHEEGYYLLVINQVHSIRKWDDEEIVFLDSISKQISIAFKKIELTEEIKLSRAQLKTLSNRLEKSREEERTRISREIHDILGQNLTAVKIDLVNLLKNLPDKENNEQKVVPLIKLIEDSIDTVRKISSDLRPGILDQLGLIDSLEWQLSEFANRSKIKTSYVVEDQSINLSKDKTIAMFRVFQELLTNIVRHSEADEVKVKVYVEKENIILLVEDNGKGIDDSSIKNPASIGLLGMRERIAAVGGSLKIIGNTNSGTSAFVSVPIKDE, from the coding sequence TTGAAATTGCTTCCCTGGCATAAAGATGCTATTAAATATGGATTCAATTCTTCTGCTGCATTCCCTATCAAAGTATATGGGAAAGTTGTGGGTACTTTTAATTTATACTCAAAAGACAAAGATTTTTTTACTGCAGAAGAAACGAAGCTGTTTGACGAGCTTGCCTCTGATATTTCCTTTGCTTTGGAATTTTTTAAGGAAGAAGAAAAAAAGAAATACATCGAATTAGAACTTAAATTATCTAAAGCTAAAATTGAAGAGAGTGAGAAAAAATTTAATGCAATCACTAATCAAGCAACCGAAGGAATTGCGCTATCGGATTTGAATGGCAGTTATGTTTTCGTCAATCCGGCTTTTTGTAAAATGACCGGGTACACTGAAAAGGAATTACTTCAACTAACTGCCTTTAATTTAACAACAAATGAGCAGCCTATAGTTTTCTTTAATTCAAAAAAAGAGAAAGAAGGTATTCCACTAGAGATAAAACTTAGACGGAAAGATGGCAGTGAATTCTATACTGAAATTATTGGACGTGTGATCACTATTGATAACCAGCAGTTTGTCTTAGGTACGGTACGCGATATTACAGAGCGAAAAATTTCCGAGTCTGTTTTAAGGGCTTCGGAAATGAAATATCGGGAGCTATATGAAAACTTAAGAGATGCTTACGTTCATACAGATATGGCTGGTCATCTGATTGAATTCAATATCGAGTACACACGAATGCTCGGTTTTGAACATGACGAAATAAAGTCTCTAACTTACAAAGACATAACCCCCAGGAGGTGGCATTCGATTGAAGATAAAATTGTAAAGGAACAGGTTCTTGTTCGGGGATATTCGGATGTTTACGAGAAGGAATACATAAAAAAAGATGGAACAATTTTTCCTGTGGAGCTTCGCACTATTTTAATGCGTGATTCCAAAAATAATCCTAATGGTATGTGGGCTATCATTCGCGATATAAGCAAACGCAAACAAAATGAAACCGCACTCAAAGAAAGTGAACATTTTTTAAAGCAAGTACAGCTTGTTGCAAAAATCGGCAGCTATGTACTCGATATAGAATCCGGAATTTGGCAGAGTTCCGAATTGCTTGATAGTATTTTTGGAATTACCAAATCTTATCCGCACACAATTGAAGGCTGGGTAAATTTATTACACCCGGCTCATAAAAACGAAATGATTAATCATTTTCAAAATGAAGTTTTGCTTAATCATAAAAATTTTGATAAAGAATACAGAATCGTTCGGTCAACTGATAGTACCGAACGGTGGGTACACGGCTTGGGTGAGCTTGAATATGATAATTATAACAAACCGATAAAGATGCTCGGAACTATTCAAGATATTACAAATCGTAAGCTTGCCGAAGAGGCACTTCGTCAAAGCGAACAGCATCTTCGTTTGTTAATGGATTCTCTTCCTGTAGTTATCTATGAATCTCCGAACGATAAAAATATTGATGCAACATGGGTTAGTGGAAACGTAGAAGCTGTAACCGGCTACTCTATTTCAGAATATTTAGCAGAACCAGACTTCTGGCACATAAGACTTCACCCGGACGATTTAACGGACGCAATTGAAAAATATAACCTCGCTCGAAGTAAAGGATTCTTCGAAATGGAGTACCGCTGGTTGTGCAAAGATGGACAGTATAAATGGTTTTATGATAAATCAATTTTAGTGAACAAACCCGGAAGTTCCGAATTCATTGGCGTTATCGTAGATCTTTCAGAAAAGAAAGAAGTCGAAGAAGCCTTGCGAAATGCTGAGGCACGGTATCGAAAATTTTTCGAGGAAGATCTTTCCGGTGATTTCATTTCTACAACTGATGGAAAAATTTTAACATGTAACCCTGCCTTTGCCCGAATATTTGGTTACGCTTCTGTTGATGAAATCATGAAAGTAAGCTCCAACTCCTTGTATAAAACCACTAGAGATAGAGAACAATTTTTAGATTTAATTAGAGAGAAAAAATCATTAACGCTGTTTGAGGAAAATTTAGTTACAAAAGATGGAAAGACAGTCACTGTTCTTGAAAATGTGGTTGGTGAGTTTAATGAAAAGAATGAATTGGTTCAGCTTCAAGGGTATCTTTTTGATATCACCGCCCGAAAGAAAATGGAGGTATCGGTTAAGAAGCAATTAAAATTCGCAATCGCTGCAAATAAAATTTCCGAGATTATTATAACAACTGATCAGCAATTAAAAATATTAGAAAGCTCCATTCAAATTATTGGCGAAACTCTTTCGGCAGATAGAGCCTTAATCTATAATGTAAACTTTAATAATAATTTGGCTATGGGATTGTGCGAATGGATTGATCCAAATAAACCTGATGTACAATCTACAAAAGCAAATTATCCATTGAATTACTTTAACAGTTCGGCAATATATATTCTAAAGACTAAAAAACTTATAACAAGTCACGCCGATGAAATTAATCCAAATTTTTATACAGACGGTTCGGCTGACTTACTTCACAAACAAATGAAGATAAAAAGCCTGCTCTGGTATCCCTTCGCTTTTCATGAGGAAGGATATTATTTACTTGTCATCAATCAAGTTCATTCGATTAGAAAATGGGACGATGAAGAAATTGTATTCCTCGATTCAATCAGTAAACAAATCAGTATTGCATTTAAGAAGATTGAACTAACAGAAGAAATAAAACTATCACGCGCGCAGTTAAAAACTTTATCAAACCGGCTTGAAAAATCAAGGGAGGAGGAACGGACAAGAATCAGCAGAGAAATTCATGACATACTTGGTCAAAATCTTACAGCAGTTAAAATTGATCTGGTAAATCTTTTGAAAAATCTGCCGGATAAAGAGAATAATGAGCAAAAAGTAGTGCCTCTTATCAAATTGATCGAAGACTCTATTGATACCGTAAGAAAAATTTCGTCTGATTTAAGACCGGGGATTCTTGATCAGCTTGGATTAATTGATTCCCTCGAATGGCAATTATCAGAATTTGCGAACAGATCTAAAATAAAAACTTCTTATGTTGTGGAGGATCAATCAATAAATTTATCAAAAGACAAAACGATTGCCATGTTCAGAGTTTTTCAAGAACTATTAACGAATATTGTAAGACATTCGGAAGCTGATGAAGTGAAAGTAAAAGTTTATGTCGAAAAAGAAAACATTATTCTCCTTGTAGAAGATAACGGCAAGGGCATTGACGACAGCTCAATAAAAAATCCAGCCTCAATCGGACTGCTTGGAATGCGTGAACGAATTGCTGCCGTTGGAGGATCACTAAAAATTATTGGCAATACAAATTCAGGTACGAGTGCTTTTGTTAGTGTTCCGATTAAAGATGAATAA
- a CDS encoding PAS domain S-box protein encodes MKKLNPMVTKSTDNSFNLFFKNYPRPMWVYDLKSLSFLDVNDAAIKIYGYSRKKFLAMTLKDIRPKSDADKLMKNISSKRPALQHSGVWKHKFKNEKEIDVEIISHTIKYQNRKAVLVLVKDISKEAKLIHQLGEVSAKLKVTLYSIGDGVISVDLKSRVVLMNKTAEKLTGWKESEAKGKLLSTVFKIINEQTRKKVESPIDRVLREGIVVGLANHTILIRKDGTEIPIADSGAPVKDENGNIIGVVLVFRNQSKERRLLNQISKLNRIYSILSDVNQSIVRVKDQNKLFKEVCKIAIQHGGFLLAWIGMLDNDSSRVKVIDSFGKAKGYLKKIRIDLEHKVRGKGPIRQGV; translated from the coding sequence ATGAAGAAACTAAACCCCATGGTCACGAAATCAACTGACAATTCTTTTAACTTATTCTTTAAAAACTACCCCCGCCCAATGTGGGTGTATGATCTTAAGTCACTCTCATTTCTTGATGTTAACGATGCTGCAATAAAAATTTACGGCTATTCTCGGAAAAAATTCCTTGCCATGACGCTAAAAGATATTCGCCCTAAAAGTGATGCAGATAAACTAATGAAAAATATATCTTCAAAACGTCCAGCGCTGCAGCATTCAGGTGTTTGGAAGCATAAATTTAAAAATGAAAAAGAAATTGATGTCGAAATAATTTCACACACTATAAAATATCAAAATCGTAAAGCCGTATTGGTACTTGTAAAAGATATTTCAAAAGAAGCAAAGCTGATTCATCAATTAGGAGAAGTGTCAGCAAAGCTGAAAGTCACCCTTTACAGTATTGGCGACGGTGTAATTTCGGTTGACTTGAAAAGCCGGGTTGTTTTGATGAATAAGACCGCAGAGAAACTTACTGGCTGGAAAGAATCAGAAGCAAAAGGAAAATTATTATCAACTGTTTTTAAAATTATAAATGAGCAAACACGAAAAAAAGTTGAAAGCCCGATCGATCGTGTACTAAGGGAGGGGATTGTTGTTGGGTTAGCCAATCATACGATATTAATTAGAAAAGATGGAACTGAAATACCCATTGCTGACAGTGGAGCGCCGGTCAAAGATGAAAATGGAAATATTATCGGCGTAGTACTTGTATTTCGGAATCAATCCAAAGAGAGGCGGCTGCTTAATCAGATTTCTAAGTTGAATCGGATATATTCCATCCTCAGCGATGTAAATCAATCAATCGTAAGAGTTAAAGACCAGAATAAGTTATTTAAAGAAGTCTGCAAAATTGCAATCCAGCATGGCGGATTTTTACTCGCATGGATCGGGATGCTCGATAATGATTCTTCAAGAGTAAAAGTGATTGATTCTTTTGGCAAAGCGAAGGGCTATCTAAAAAAAATAAGAATAGATTTAGAGCATAAGGTGAGGGGTAAAGGTCCAATTAGGCAGGGCGTTTAA
- a CDS encoding phosphatase PAP2 family protein, whose product MKLNLFKILSLTIFVSHTLIAQTDSCNYSDSLHNSIYHEIGDQIDYGLDDASRFFSRFSETNSTDLIYTAGFIGGLAAAFTLDQEIRDAVSHNQNSTTKSITDFGEKYGNVIFAGTLSLGLFTTGLLTHNREIENTGRVLFEALLIAGGTSQIIKIISGRSRPFTNEGSTTFNFFEFDNPHNSFPSGHTVVAFTTSSVLAASIKNIYASIGLYTLAGLTAYQRIYSDNHWFSDTVLAAGLGTFIGNLLVLVNDERRENTKNKNLGFKFSPIISPSGYGINLAVNF is encoded by the coding sequence ATGAAACTAAATCTTTTTAAAATACTTTCTCTTACAATATTTGTCTCACACACTTTAATAGCGCAGACTGATTCATGCAATTATTCTGACTCATTGCATAATTCGATATATCATGAAATTGGTGATCAAATTGATTATGGTTTGGACGATGCTTCCCGATTCTTCTCCCGCTTTTCAGAAACCAACAGCACTGATTTAATTTACACTGCCGGATTTATCGGCGGACTTGCCGCAGCCTTTACATTGGATCAAGAAATTAGAGATGCTGTCTCTCATAACCAAAATTCCACAACCAAATCAATCACAGATTTTGGTGAAAAATATGGAAACGTAATTTTTGCGGGTACTCTTTCATTAGGTTTATTTACGACTGGTCTGCTAACTCATAATCGAGAAATAGAAAACACGGGCAGGGTACTTTTTGAAGCACTTTTGATTGCCGGCGGTACATCACAAATTATCAAAATCATAAGTGGAAGAAGCCGTCCTTTTACAAACGAAGGTTCAACCACATTCAATTTTTTTGAATTTGATAACCCTCATAACTCATTTCCTTCGGGGCATACAGTAGTGGCGTTTACCACATCATCGGTTTTAGCAGCTTCGATAAAAAATATTTACGCATCAATTGGTCTTTACACCCTCGCCGGATTGACCGCATATCAAAGGATCTATTCTGATAATCATTGGTTTTCAGATACAGTTTTAGCGGCTGGATTAGGTACTTTCATTGGTAATTTGTTAGTGCTGGTAAATGACGAGCGCCGAGAAAACACAAAAAATAAAAATCTCGGATTCAAATTTTCACCAATCATTTCTCCATCGGGTTATGGAATAAATCTCGCCGTAAATTTTTAG
- a CDS encoding peptidylprolyl isomerase, which yields MPINVQSVIKFNYTLRDEQGNILDSTEKSGALSFLTGSGQIIPKLEEELSVLLIGSKKNVHIDAEDAYGEYESEAIQTVKRTEFPEDMNLEVGQSYYANTPDGGQMPFLIKEIKDGEIIIDFNHPLAGVNLDFDIHLLDVRDATQEEISHGHAHGAGDHHHN from the coding sequence ATGCCTATAAATGTCCAAAGTGTAATAAAATTTAACTACACACTAAGAGACGAGCAGGGAAATATTCTGGATTCAACGGAAAAGAGCGGCGCTTTATCTTTTTTAACGGGAAGCGGACAAATTATTCCGAAGCTTGAGGAAGAACTTAGTGTTTTGCTTATCGGGAGTAAAAAAAATGTCCATATAGATGCTGAAGATGCCTATGGAGAATATGAGTCCGAAGCGATTCAAACTGTAAAACGAACAGAATTTCCCGAAGACATGAATTTAGAAGTCGGACAAAGTTACTATGCGAATACTCCCGATGGAGGACAAATGCCTTTTTTGATCAAAGAAATAAAGGATGGTGAAATCATAATTGATTTCAATCATCCACTCGCTGGTGTCAATTTAGATTTTGACATACATCTTCTTGATGTTCGTGATGCTACTCAGGAAGAAATTTCTCATGGGCATGCTCACGGCGCCGGGGATCATCATCATAATTAG
- a CDS encoding response regulator transcription factor: MLNPVIKILVADDHTLFRQGVIRLLSDNQNFVVVAEAENGEELYKKYFQVKPDVVLADISMPGLSGIEAFEKIKAEDKSVKVLFLSMFESEDYVYETYKSGAMGLINKNILEGELYFAIQNVFKGKKYFGSRWDELSLQKLVKDFEQSPKFANDSPTNYSEKEIKILDLISKGLTSKEIAEQLFLSKKSIDYYRANLMRKADVKNKSELVKFAVNFIRKHN, from the coding sequence ATGTTAAACCCGGTTATCAAAATATTAGTAGCTGATGATCATACCCTGTTCAGGCAGGGTGTAATACGGCTTTTAAGCGACAATCAAAATTTTGTTGTTGTTGCCGAGGCAGAAAACGGCGAAGAACTTTATAAAAAATACTTCCAGGTTAAACCGGATGTTGTGCTGGCTGATATTTCTATGCCTGGTTTATCCGGCATAGAAGCATTTGAAAAAATTAAAGCTGAAGATAAATCGGTAAAAGTACTTTTTTTATCTATGTTTGAAAGTGAAGATTATGTGTATGAGACTTATAAATCAGGTGCTATGGGTTTGATAAATAAAAACATACTTGAGGGTGAATTGTACTTTGCTATTCAAAATGTTTTTAAAGGGAAGAAGTATTTTGGAAGCAGGTGGGATGAATTATCGCTTCAAAAATTGGTTAAGGATTTTGAGCAGTCTCCTAAATTTGCTAACGATTCGCCAACAAATTATAGTGAGAAAGAAATAAAGATTCTCGATCTGATTTCGAAAGGGTTAACCAGTAAAGAAATAGCAGAGCAATTATTCCTTAGTAAAAAATCCATTGATTACTATAGGGCTAATTTAATGCGGAAAGCAGATGTTAAAAATAAATCTGAACTTGTAAAATTTGCTGTGAATTTTATTAGGAAGCATAATTGA
- a CDS encoding sensor histidine kinase encodes MFLINYIQTVFLSFQQEKISDYTNLTKDIYSPLYISILIFLLLIVFIYASYRHVYNPILKKRREEQQQFEINTSKLLALFSELDPNPILRIDPFGEIKGINKSAKILFPAIKLDDTKIKNILPEMNFNFIELIREDKTITKTIQIDDRFYEVNCNGISFLDMAQLYFWDITSKKSYDEQMKHYQNLLRSASINLQASVEDERNRISKILHNSIAQNLLLIKMNVSKYKNYVQSGLNGDEVDRTLEILESTLEETRSLAHELKPMSIDQLGLFTALKSTCYNVAKESGLTYDIQIPDQTINLGGEVEVCIYRVVQEALNNILRHSKAKSFNVKLSIENHTLTLYVSDDGIGFSPRKLINDKYVSDGMGLMSMQESVERLNGTFEIESSENLGTVIMASFPLKQKNDVKPGYQNISS; translated from the coding sequence ATGTTTCTTATAAACTACATACAAACGGTCTTTTTGTCTTTTCAACAGGAGAAGATTTCAGATTACACAAATTTGACAAAGGATATTTATAGCCCTTTGTACATTTCGATTTTAATATTTTTGCTGCTGATAGTTTTCATCTATGCTTCTTACAGACATGTTTACAATCCAATACTAAAAAAGAGAAGAGAAGAACAACAGCAGTTTGAAATAAACACTTCCAAATTACTTGCACTTTTCTCTGAACTGGATCCAAATCCAATATTAAGGATTGATCCATTTGGTGAGATTAAAGGAATAAATAAATCAGCAAAAATACTTTTTCCTGCAATAAAACTTGATGATACTAAAATAAAAAATATTTTACCCGAGATGAATTTTAATTTTATAGAATTGATTAGGGAAGACAAAACGATTACAAAAACTATTCAGATTGATGATAGATTTTATGAAGTAAATTGTAATGGAATTTCATTTTTGGACATGGCTCAACTTTATTTTTGGGATATTACTTCTAAGAAATCCTACGATGAACAAATGAAGCATTACCAAAATCTGCTTCGCAGCGCATCAATAAATTTGCAGGCAAGTGTAGAAGATGAACGAAATCGAATTTCTAAAATTCTGCATAACTCAATCGCACAAAACTTATTGTTGATAAAGATGAATGTCAGTAAATACAAGAATTATGTCCAGTCGGGTTTGAATGGAGATGAAGTGGACAGAACTTTAGAAATTTTGGAATCCACACTGGAAGAAACTCGTTCTCTTGCCCACGAATTAAAACCAATGAGTATTGATCAGCTTGGTTTATTTACAGCACTAAAATCGACCTGTTATAACGTCGCAAAAGAATCGGGATTAACTTATGACATTCAAATTCCGGATCAGACAATAAATTTAGGGGGAGAGGTTGAAGTTTGTATTTATCGGGTAGTGCAGGAAGCATTAAATAATATTTTGCGTCATTCAAAAGCAAAATCTTTTAACGTAAAACTTTCAATTGAAAATCACACTTTAACTTTATACGTATCAGATGATGGAATAGGATTTAGTCCAAGAAAATTGATTAATGACAAATACGTTTCTGACGGGATGGGATTGATGAGTATGCAGGAAAGCGTTGAAAGATTAAACGGAACATTTGAAATTGAATCCTCTGAAAATTTGGGAACTGTCATAATGGCTTCATTTCCATTAAAACAAAAAAACGATGTTAAACCCGGTTATCAAAATATTAGTAGCTGA
- a CDS encoding class I SAM-dependent RNA methyltransferase: MYEYLQNNEFFAQVPGKMEQLCEEELIELGAKNTKVIYRGIYFEADKISLYRINYTARTISRVLAPIVSFYCSNSYAIMKIAEKIKWDEIFSVDKTFAITSSVTKSSINNSLYASQVLKDGIADYFRAKFGKRPNVETVNPDVRFNLHIEKDKAVLSIDTSGESLHKRGYRLLAGEAPMQETLAAAIIRLSKWDGEKPLLDCMCGSGTIVCEALMHYCRIPAQVLRKNFGFFYLPDFDNNLWEKVKEEYELKIRPLPKGLISGSDKSQIAVEVAKENLSRLPFSENIDLSVRPFQHINQFENGVLITNPPYGIRLGIRSEVEVLYKELGDFLKTNCKGTSAFIYTGDPELRKFIGLKTSKRTPLVNGKLEGVLLQVDSYEGSKKKKYQTGSKNREKFPPVTKPNLKFR; this comes from the coding sequence ATGTACGAATACCTTCAGAATAATGAGTTCTTTGCGCAGGTTCCAGGAAAGATGGAACAGCTTTGCGAAGAGGAACTGATTGAGCTCGGCGCGAAAAACACAAAAGTAATTTATCGGGGTATTTATTTTGAGGCTGATAAAATTTCGCTTTACCGAATAAATTATACTGCCCGGACAATATCCCGTGTACTTGCCCCGATAGTAAGTTTTTATTGCAGCAACTCATATGCAATAATGAAAATTGCCGAAAAAATTAAATGGGATGAAATATTTTCTGTTGATAAAACTTTTGCAATTACTTCATCGGTTACAAAAAGTTCAATCAATAATTCGCTTTATGCGTCACAGGTATTAAAAGATGGAATTGCAGATTACTTCCGAGCTAAATTCGGAAAAAGACCGAATGTTGAAACAGTCAATCCCGATGTCAGGTTCAATCTTCACATCGAAAAAGACAAAGCTGTTTTGAGTATTGATACTTCAGGGGAATCGTTGCACAAGCGAGGCTACCGCCTTCTTGCCGGCGAAGCACCGATGCAGGAAACTCTCGCCGCTGCGATTATCCGATTAAGTAAATGGGATGGGGAAAAACCCCTCCTCGATTGTATGTGCGGCTCGGGCACAATTGTTTGTGAAGCATTAATGCACTACTGCAGAATTCCCGCCCAAGTGCTTAGAAAGAATTTTGGCTTCTTTTATCTGCCGGATTTTGATAATAATTTGTGGGAAAAAGTTAAAGAAGAATACGAATTGAAAATAAGACCTTTACCAAAAGGATTAATTTCGGGAAGTGATAAATCGCAAATAGCAGTTGAAGTTGCAAAAGAAAATTTATCAAGACTTCCATTTTCTGAAAATATAGATTTATCTGTTAGACCATTTCAGCATATAAATCAATTTGAAAACGGAGTACTGATTACCAACCCCCCTTATGGAATCAGACTCGGGATTAGAAGTGAAGTTGAAGTTCTTTACAAAGAGCTTGGAGATTTCTTAAAAACAAATTGCAAAGGAACTTCAGCCTTTATTTACACGGGTGATCCGGAGTTAAGAAAATTTATCGGACTTAAAACTTCAAAACGGACTCCATTAGTCAATGGCAAGCTTGAGGGAGTTCTATTACAGGTTGACAGCTATGAGGGCAGCAAAAAGAAAAAATATCAGACCGGCAGCAAGAATCGGGAAAAATTCCCCCCTGTCACCAAACCAAACCTCAAGTTTCGATGA